One genomic segment of Catalinimonas alkaloidigena includes these proteins:
- a CDS encoding NADH-quinone oxidoreductase subunit D, with the protein MANPIQYQFDEQHLRKSEPNKFKAEDLKSEEMIVNVGPQHPSTHGVLRLEVITNGEVIVDVVPHLGYLHRCFEKHAENLPYNQILPFVDRMDYLASMNSEHAFAMGVEQMLGIADQIPPRVEYIRVLVAELNRLASHFVAVGTYAMDIGAYTPFLWLMRDREHIMRLLEWTCGARMLYNYIWIGGLFYDLPLGFEERCAAFIKYLKPKLGELEKLVMNNKIFVERTANVGLLPLDVAINYGISGPMLRGSGLKLDLRKVDGYSIYPELDFDIPVGEGLMGSVGDCWDRTHVRVRECYESLKIVEQCLERLTGDLTRDRKFDPRALVPKKIRPKKQDFYVRAENPRGELGFYFRTDGKSDIPFRCKARSSCFVNLSVISEISKGCMIADLIAILGSIDIVLGEVDR; encoded by the coding sequence ATGGCGAATCCAATACAATATCAGTTTGACGAGCAGCATCTGAGAAAGTCTGAACCTAACAAATTCAAAGCTGAAGATCTGAAATCGGAAGAGATGATTGTGAATGTTGGCCCACAACATCCCTCTACACATGGAGTATTACGTTTAGAAGTGATCACTAACGGAGAGGTTATTGTTGATGTAGTGCCTCATTTAGGCTATTTGCATCGCTGCTTTGAAAAACATGCTGAAAACCTGCCTTACAATCAAATATTACCGTTCGTAGACAGGATGGATTATCTGGCCTCTATGAATTCTGAGCATGCCTTTGCGATGGGCGTAGAGCAAATGTTAGGTATTGCTGACCAGATACCTCCTCGTGTAGAATATATAAGAGTATTGGTCGCCGAACTGAACCGGCTGGCTTCTCATTTTGTGGCAGTAGGAACTTATGCTATGGATATTGGCGCTTACACACCTTTTCTTTGGCTGATGCGTGACCGAGAACATATCATGAGACTTTTGGAATGGACATGTGGGGCGCGCATGCTATACAATTACATTTGGATTGGAGGGCTTTTTTATGATTTGCCACTAGGGTTTGAAGAACGCTGCGCTGCCTTTATCAAGTACTTAAAGCCAAAACTGGGGGAGTTGGAAAAGCTGGTAATGAATAATAAAATCTTTGTAGAACGTACCGCCAATGTTGGTTTGCTTCCTCTGGATGTCGCTATCAATTATGGCATTTCGGGGCCTATGTTAAGAGGCTCAGGGCTGAAGCTAGACTTGCGGAAAGTAGATGGATATTCTATTTATCCGGAACTGGATTTTGATATTCCAGTAGGCGAAGGGCTTATGGGCAGCGTAGGTGATTGCTGGGATCGTACTCATGTGCGAGTAAGAGAATGCTATGAGTCATTAAAAATTGTTGAGCAGTGCCTGGAACGACTTACCGGAGATCTTACACGTGACCGTAAATTTGATCCACGTGCATTGGTTCCCAAAAAGATTCGCCCCAAAAAGCAGGATTTTTACGTGCGTGCCGAGAATCCTCGGGGTGAACTTGGGTTTTATTTTAGAACCGATGGCAAAAGCGATATTCCTTTTCGCTGTAAGGCGCGTAGTAGTTGTTTTGTAAACCTTTCTGTGATCAGTGAAATCTCTAAAGGTTGTATGATTGCTGACCTGATTGCCATATTGGGATCTATAGATATTGTCCTAGGAGAAGTTGATAGATAG
- a CDS encoding DUF1987 domain-containing protein — translation MEVSSLKSLSIKGEKGTFYVPDVYFNAESGHCLIEGESYLENTWTFFGDLLNWLKVFTETKKPIVFDFKLSYFNTSSSKGILQLLEFLQTYEEEGGQVTVNWYYPEHDEDLREEAEDFMIDTNLNINLLSF, via the coding sequence ATGGAAGTTAGTAGTCTGAAATCCCTTAGCATTAAGGGAGAAAAAGGTACTTTTTATGTGCCGGATGTATACTTCAATGCAGAGAGCGGGCATTGTCTGATAGAAGGAGAATCATATCTGGAGAACACTTGGACTTTCTTCGGTGATCTGCTGAACTGGCTGAAGGTATTTACTGAAACTAAAAAGCCTATTGTATTTGATTTTAAACTATCGTATTTCAATACGAGCTCTTCAAAAGGCATATTACAACTATTAGAATTCCTGCAAACTTATGAAGAAGAAGGAGGGCAGGTGACAGTTAACTGGTATTATCCTGAGCATGATGAAGACCTTAGAGAAGAGGCTGAGGATTTTATGATAGATACAAATTTGAATATAAACCTACTTTCATTTTAA
- a CDS encoding PAS domain-containing sensor histidine kinase has translation METMYQKIAEDLQTNTGAQDCSFNPYECIGKSVSDMVISFDHNFTVTYLNEKAAQLLNYKQEELIGFHIIELFPKSQIEFLEVLLQEVLEKKQVYNRRTCFSVRGKKQLPVSLSFSTLSQEETTNFVMIAKDDRQLVRATEELKKKNAELETLIYRISHDLKGPLASMNGLFQLMELEADNPEASQNYMQLIKKSAHRLEEKLLGLLELGLSKKEAIEYKPIPIREKLEDIIRDLQSFPGKEEVLIHLTATENFTFNTEEKIFQSIMQNLIENSIKYRRPNISDAVTKISVRRYKEGVKIKVKDNGLGMDKDLQKRAFDMFYRGHNHTEGSGLGMFIVKTHVEKLGGQIGIKSTPQMGTEVWLYLPDPKLYDENYGKLLADS, from the coding sequence ATGGAGACTATGTACCAAAAAATTGCTGAAGACTTACAAACCAACACAGGAGCCCAAGATTGCTCTTTCAACCCTTATGAATGTATAGGTAAAAGTGTTTCAGATATGGTTATTTCTTTTGATCATAACTTTACAGTTACCTATTTAAATGAAAAAGCTGCTCAGTTATTAAATTATAAACAAGAGGAATTGATTGGCTTTCATATCATTGAACTTTTCCCTAAAAGTCAGATTGAGTTTTTAGAGGTATTATTGCAAGAAGTCCTTGAGAAAAAACAAGTCTACAACCGCCGTACCTGCTTTAGTGTACGAGGAAAAAAGCAATTACCGGTATCCTTATCTTTTTCTACACTTTCACAGGAAGAAACTACAAACTTTGTTATGATTGCAAAAGATGACAGGCAACTTGTTAGAGCTACAGAAGAGCTCAAAAAGAAGAATGCTGAATTAGAAACACTGATTTATCGTATATCACATGACTTAAAAGGCCCATTGGCTTCTATGAATGGTCTTTTTCAGTTAATGGAGTTAGAAGCTGATAATCCTGAAGCTAGCCAAAACTATATGCAGCTAATCAAAAAGAGTGCGCATAGATTGGAGGAAAAGCTTTTAGGCTTACTTGAACTTGGGCTATCTAAAAAAGAGGCGATTGAATATAAGCCTATCCCAATAAGAGAGAAGCTGGAAGATATTATCCGTGATTTGCAATCTTTTCCCGGCAAGGAAGAAGTACTGATACACCTAACAGCTACCGAAAATTTTACTTTCAATACTGAGGAAAAGATTTTTCAATCTATCATGCAAAACTTAATAGAAAATAGTATTAAGTACCGCAGGCCTAATATTTCAGATGCTGTAACAAAAATATCCGTTCGTAGATATAAAGAAGGCGTCAAAATAAAGGTAAAAGACAATGGCTTAGGTATGGACAAGGACCTCCAAAAACGCGCTTTCGATATGTTCTATAGAGGGCACAACCACACTGAAGGCTCCGGTTTAGGAATGTTTATTGTCAAAACTCACGTGGAAAAACTGGGAGGGCAGATAGGAATTAAAAGTACACCACAAATGGGTACAGAGGTTTGGCTGTATTTACCCGACCCCAAATTATATGATGAAAATTATGGAAAATTACTTGCCGACTCATAA
- a CDS encoding fibronectin type III domain-containing protein: MKTGYYPLLRFLFLILFSWGCDSEKKEFIQPSPRIEEPRSINPNSFIIQWTPFPSVDFYLLDIALDSDFKVKLSEEYPVEVKETFYEVQDLDPSTIYYYRVGAQTISGSILKYSDTQEISTTALPSPLALEPISIGINQITAIWSEVEAADGYLLEVSSQIDFENIINTYESSSNQDTVLTITDLKEKQGYFYRVKSKRGSFYSIPSNVKYAITTQLDKPVITDSQDIQYTSATLYWEAVPQADAYEVEASADPLFDEHNTPTIIIKDIQNTQAKVEGLDGNTTYYFRLRAKQDTMYSAYSSTLKIKTKGLAAPDILEPTEIGASQFSANWVTVANAESYELDLATDIDFTSTLPEFNGLTTSDFTYTFTGLTPGTDYYLRIKAQGFNTYSDYSEIFVISTYPLEAPQSLEITTQVLNSFTLSWSEAEGAKSYLLSVAEDSSFNTVLSGYDLKEVIGNTWKVEGTDPLQKYYVRVVSKNGTVKSAGQAVLTVSASVPPNCLLSKKIWDDGWVESYTENAGQLISISGDSTNIARYNWELIYQDEQLVEANKYEEESPNILVLKEIWTFGYQNDQWVSLHRQDETNTTLDYTTLAYDSEGKVIQVSKYADHTKSTLNTQENYTYSGENIIEARNAANQLIKSWKYADHFNPNYQFSPQVNALLNDPTGSAILGFVSSSVTSFYQEFVTDTWENKAYIYDTNQVGMPTKLYSGNGFPTQTYIFQSCGF, encoded by the coding sequence GTGAAAACAGGATATTACCCTTTACTCCGGTTTCTTTTTCTGATTCTATTTTCTTGGGGATGTGACAGTGAGAAAAAAGAATTCATTCAGCCTTCACCCAGAATAGAAGAGCCTAGGAGTATCAACCCCAATAGTTTTATAATTCAGTGGACTCCTTTTCCATCGGTTGACTTCTATTTATTGGATATTGCTTTGGATTCTGATTTCAAAGTAAAGCTAAGTGAAGAATATCCAGTTGAAGTGAAAGAAACATTTTATGAGGTACAAGACCTTGACCCTTCTACCATATATTATTATAGAGTGGGGGCCCAAACTATATCAGGTTCTATTTTAAAGTATTCAGATACACAAGAAATATCTACTACGGCATTGCCAAGCCCACTAGCACTAGAACCTATAAGTATAGGTATCAATCAAATTACAGCGATATGGTCTGAAGTAGAAGCTGCAGATGGTTATTTATTAGAAGTATCATCTCAAATTGACTTTGAGAATATTATAAACACCTACGAAAGTAGTAGTAATCAGGATACTGTATTAACCATTACTGACCTGAAAGAAAAGCAAGGGTATTTCTATAGAGTAAAATCAAAAAGGGGAAGCTTCTACTCAATACCCTCTAATGTTAAATATGCAATAACTACCCAATTAGATAAACCTGTAATCACTGATAGCCAAGATATACAATATACTTCGGCCACCCTGTACTGGGAAGCTGTTCCCCAAGCTGATGCTTATGAGGTAGAAGCAAGTGCAGATCCACTATTTGATGAGCACAATACTCCTACCATCATTATAAAAGATATACAGAATACACAAGCTAAAGTAGAAGGTCTGGATGGAAATACTACCTACTATTTCAGATTGAGGGCAAAACAGGATACCATGTATTCTGCTTACTCATCTACTTTGAAAATCAAGACTAAGGGGCTTGCTGCTCCCGACATACTTGAGCCTACAGAAATAGGCGCAAGTCAATTTTCCGCCAACTGGGTCACCGTTGCAAATGCTGAGAGTTATGAGTTAGACTTAGCCACTGACATTGATTTCACAAGTACCCTCCCTGAGTTCAATGGACTAACAACTAGCGACTTTACCTACACATTTACAGGCTTAACACCGGGGACAGATTATTACCTGCGTATTAAAGCACAAGGCTTCAATACATATTCAGATTATTCGGAAATTTTCGTGATTAGTACTTATCCACTGGAGGCTCCGCAGAGCCTAGAAATAACAACCCAGGTACTAAATTCTTTTACACTCTCCTGGAGTGAAGCGGAAGGAGCTAAAAGCTATCTTCTCAGTGTGGCCGAGGATAGTAGTTTTAATACTGTTCTTTCTGGATATGATTTAAAAGAGGTAATAGGAAATACATGGAAAGTAGAGGGAACTGATCCATTACAAAAATATTATGTGCGGGTAGTAAGTAAAAATGGTACTGTAAAATCAGCGGGACAGGCAGTATTAACAGTTTCAGCTTCTGTTCCTCCGAACTGTTTATTAAGTAAAAAAATATGGGATGACGGTTGGGTTGAGAGTTATACCGAAAATGCCGGTCAGCTAATAAGTATTAGTGGTGATAGCACAAATATTGCACGATACAATTGGGAGTTGATTTACCAAGATGAACAACTAGTTGAAGCGAACAAATACGAAGAAGAATCGCCGAATATTTTGGTTCTTAAAGAGATATGGACATTCGGCTATCAGAACGACCAATGGGTGTCACTTCACCGGCAGGATGAAACCAATACTACGCTAGATTACACTACATTAGCATATGATTCTGAGGGAAAAGTAATTCAGGTTAGCAAATATGCGGATCATACTAAATCAACTTTAAATACTCAGGAGAACTATACTTACTCGGGAGAGAATATTATAGAAGCCAGAAATGCGGCGAACCAGCTCATAAAAAGCTGGAAGTATGCAGATCATTTTAATCCTAACTATCAGTTTTCTCCTCAGGTTAATGCTTTGTTAAATGACCCTACAGGCTCTGCAATTTTAGGTTTTGTATCCAGCTCGGTTACCAGCTTTTACCAGGAGTTCGTTACTGATACCTGGGAAAATAAAGCCTATATATATGATACAAATCAGGTAGGTATGCCCACTAAGTTGTATTCAGGAAATGGTTTCCCTACACAAACGTATATATTCCAGTCATGCGGATTTTAA
- a CDS encoding SpoIIE family protein phosphatase → MLPSPGSGQDQSLNESSGNTHLINPQNLVLEDSVKQSTSQSEEIGYKYLAQAQKLNQDGKLQDALSYALQALSKFEGSNNPSAKEATYYLLSDIYIQERVLAQALFYDQQLEKLLISGYGKKEKLLMLRFEMCLRFLEIENYEQAKLYGQKVLEGFGKSQSTEQLEKVNKSLLSIAQKEERYKDALVYAQWLQKEYANSKAYQKEISALNNLGFIYQRLDEKKKAVESFRQAITLSEQFKEKPSVILLINVGLAYSNLENDKQALQYYERALQIEKDNNNRKGEADINNYIASHYYLSGRQSDALKTALAASQVALEERAWFVLLDSYRLLKMIYRKEKRDDKVKEYGEKFDEIRSYITQQAQKEQDELEQRYQAAITREEEIKAYWGEKEESALMQERRETQLKLQTQELSLLKKEKELQSLALSKQILESNNAKQALDIANQKLKAEQQERQLEELAREKELQSLRIHRQKLEQEKQKQTIKLLETDRQLKEERLLKEANLRKYGYGILGLCLLIIGVIAFSFTQKSKDNKRLEQQKEEILNKNELLHSNEEELKQHMFYLEQTRELLADQKEQLMLVHNRVQESIEYAKQIQDSILPNDDYIKELFPESYLIFMPKDIVSGDFYWVSQQEDYQILIVADCTGHGVPGALITLIGHSLLTEAIQAHQMSDPGAILTFLHQKLLERLRYHESSRLHGMDIGICVIQKVGSEYNVCYAGAKNTLWIIKEGEVSKVKGNRISIGSSRQTASFDLHQLRMNKDDKIYLSSDGIIDQPNEERKRFGSAQLASCLKAWHHLPMESQKNFMLAAFADHQQGAEQRDDISLIGVRFQ, encoded by the coding sequence TTGTTACCATCACCTGGTTCTGGTCAAGACCAGTCGCTAAATGAAAGTAGTGGAAATACTCATTTAATAAATCCTCAAAACTTAGTCTTAGAAGATTCTGTAAAGCAGAGTACTTCCCAATCAGAAGAAATTGGGTACAAGTATCTAGCACAGGCTCAAAAGTTAAATCAGGACGGAAAACTTCAGGATGCTTTGTCATATGCCTTGCAGGCGCTATCTAAGTTTGAAGGGAGTAATAATCCTTCGGCCAAAGAAGCTACTTATTATTTACTGTCTGATATATATATACAGGAAAGGGTTCTAGCGCAAGCTTTGTTCTATGACCAACAGCTAGAAAAGCTCCTGATAAGTGGCTACGGCAAGAAAGAAAAGCTGTTAATGCTCAGGTTTGAAATGTGTCTGCGCTTTCTAGAAATAGAAAATTATGAACAGGCTAAGCTTTACGGACAAAAGGTATTGGAAGGTTTTGGAAAAAGCCAGTCTACAGAACAACTGGAAAAAGTTAACAAGTCTCTGCTATCTATTGCCCAAAAAGAAGAAAGATATAAAGATGCACTAGTATATGCTCAGTGGCTTCAAAAGGAATATGCTAATAGTAAAGCATATCAGAAAGAGATTAGTGCTTTAAATAACCTGGGCTTTATCTACCAAAGGTTAGATGAAAAAAAGAAAGCCGTTGAAAGCTTTAGGCAGGCAATCACATTGAGTGAACAGTTTAAAGAAAAGCCATCAGTAATTTTACTTATCAATGTAGGGTTGGCTTACAGTAATTTAGAAAATGATAAACAGGCCCTTCAGTACTATGAGCGGGCGCTCCAGATAGAAAAAGATAACAATAACAGGAAAGGGGAGGCAGATATTAATAATTATATCGCTTCACATTATTATCTGAGTGGGAGGCAGAGTGATGCACTTAAGACTGCTTTAGCTGCTAGCCAGGTCGCACTCGAGGAGAGAGCGTGGTTTGTACTTTTAGATAGCTATCGTCTCCTAAAAATGATTTACCGAAAAGAGAAGCGAGATGATAAGGTTAAAGAGTACGGAGAGAAGTTTGATGAAATTCGAAGTTACATTACACAGCAAGCTCAGAAAGAGCAAGATGAACTGGAACAGAGATACCAGGCTGCAATTACCAGAGAAGAAGAGATAAAAGCTTACTGGGGTGAAAAAGAAGAAAGTGCATTGATGCAGGAAAGACGAGAAACGCAGCTAAAGTTACAGACACAGGAACTTTCCCTCCTGAAAAAAGAAAAAGAATTACAAAGTCTTGCACTATCTAAACAAATTTTAGAAAGCAATAATGCTAAACAGGCCTTGGATATTGCTAACCAAAAGCTTAAGGCTGAGCAACAGGAAAGACAGTTGGAAGAACTGGCTCGTGAAAAAGAGCTACAATCATTGAGAATTCATAGACAAAAATTAGAGCAGGAGAAACAGAAACAGACTATCAAACTACTGGAAACAGATCGCCAGTTAAAGGAAGAACGTCTATTGAAGGAAGCTAATCTGCGTAAATATGGGTATGGGATTTTGGGTTTATGCTTACTGATTATAGGAGTTATAGCCTTTAGTTTTACCCAAAAAAGTAAAGATAATAAAAGACTTGAGCAGCAGAAAGAAGAAATATTGAATAAAAATGAGCTGCTACATAGTAACGAAGAGGAGCTAAAGCAACATATGTTTTACCTGGAACAGACCCGGGAACTGCTGGCTGACCAAAAAGAACAGTTAATGCTGGTGCATAATCGTGTGCAGGAGAGTATAGAGTATGCCAAGCAGATTCAAGACTCAATCTTGCCCAATGATGATTACATCAAAGAGCTTTTTCCTGAGAGCTATCTTATTTTTATGCCCAAGGATATTGTTTCAGGGGACTTTTACTGGGTATCTCAACAGGAAGATTATCAGATATTAATTGTGGCAGATTGTACAGGGCATGGTGTTCCCGGAGCGCTGATTACCTTAATTGGACATAGTTTGCTTACAGAAGCTATTCAGGCACATCAAATGAGTGATCCTGGTGCAATACTCACTTTTTTGCACCAAAAATTACTTGAACGCTTACGCTACCATGAGTCTTCCCGCTTGCACGGCATGGATATTGGGATTTGTGTCATACAAAAGGTCGGTAGTGAATATAATGTATGCTATGCCGGAGCAAAAAATACCCTATGGATAATCAAAGAAGGTGAAGTAAGCAAAGTAAAAGGGAACAGGATTTCAATAGGCAGTTCCAGACAAACCGCTTCATTTGATTTGCATCAATTACGAATGAATAAGGATGACAAAATTTATTTAAGTTCTGATGGTATTATTGATCAGCCAAATGAGGAGAGAAAAAGATTTGGGTCAGCTCAGTTAGCCAGTTGCCTTAAGGCATGGCATCATCTACCCATGGAATCCCAAAAGAATTTTATGCTAGCCGCTTTTGCTGATCATCAACAAGGAGCAGAACAAAGAGATGATATAAGTCTGATAGGGGTAAGGTTTCAATAA
- a CDS encoding NADH-quinone oxidoreductase subunit C: protein MILEEIQALLTDKFGEDIVLATDTDASPPMLHIPAAKIAEVCMALHTNEKTYFDYLACLTGMDNGPEQGTMEVIYHLYSIPYNFQLSLQIIITRETESQAYAEVPTVSHIWRTADWHEREAYDLVGIHFSGHPDQRRILLPNDWEGHPLRKDYKEQEYYHGIKVIY, encoded by the coding sequence ATGATTCTGGAAGAAATTCAAGCTCTTTTAACTGATAAATTTGGTGAAGATATCGTTTTAGCAACAGATACTGATGCTTCTCCTCCCATGCTCCATATTCCGGCTGCCAAGATTGCAGAAGTTTGCATGGCGTTGCATACCAATGAAAAGACCTACTTTGATTATCTGGCTTGCCTGACTGGTATGGATAATGGTCCTGAGCAGGGAACAATGGAAGTGATTTACCATCTGTACTCCATTCCTTATAATTTTCAATTGTCATTGCAGATAATTATTACCAGAGAGACTGAAAGCCAGGCCTATGCCGAGGTGCCTACCGTAAGTCATATCTGGCGTACTGCGGATTGGCACGAGCGTGAAGCGTATGATTTAGTAGGTATTCATTTCAGTGGTCATCCTGATCAGCGCCGCATTTTGTTGCCTAATGACTGGGAGGGTCACCCCCTTCGCAAGGACTATAAAGAGCAGGAATATTATCACGGTATCAAGGTAATCTACTAG
- a CDS encoding SiaB family protein kinase — MHTLPYEDLFIRQHPDSLISYKGPITPEVIAKIVEQLRNKLPATEVLTNRISAISIELAQNMQHYSLELINYGEKMERVGWFQVLDEQNKLEINCGNVLSKEVVNQLIQHFEIISRLDKEGLRGLKRQRRRMRLGEAHKGAGIGLIQVTILAGNPPEVEIIDINNELSCIIFKINIKK; from the coding sequence ATGCATACACTCCCATACGAAGATCTTTTTATCAGGCAACATCCTGATAGTCTGATCTCTTACAAAGGTCCTATTACACCGGAGGTAATTGCTAAGATTGTAGAGCAGTTAAGAAATAAGTTACCTGCCACTGAAGTACTTACAAATCGTATATCAGCTATTTCAATAGAATTGGCCCAAAACATGCAGCACTATTCTCTGGAACTAATCAATTATGGAGAGAAGATGGAAAGAGTAGGTTGGTTTCAGGTTCTTGATGAACAAAACAAGCTTGAAATCAACTGTGGCAATGTGCTAAGCAAAGAGGTGGTAAATCAATTAATACAGCATTTTGAAATTATCAGTAGATTAGATAAAGAAGGTTTGCGTGGATTGAAAAGACAAAGGAGAAGAATGAGGCTGGGTGAGGCACATAAGGGCGCAGGTATAGGGCTTATTCAGGTTACTATACTAGCAGGAAACCCACCCGAAGTGGAAATAATTGATATCAATAATGAATTATCTTGTATTATATTCAAAATTAACATAAAGAAATAA
- a CDS encoding TonB-dependent receptor translates to MIMIFSSAQCWGQSSVDSTTMYQLQISKDLPLEKVLREQELMIYAANRKLDSLKEVALNVNVLTKERIRQSGVNNIPEALQLLPEFVVKPKANGLYDVEYRGIANSFSSNSNVQVEENLLLLINAVPFNDALTGQVWWEAMPVSIEDIERIELIRSPHGSWFGYGGAVGVINIVTIKSKNTSGTQLQANLQVGQFQSYRYHGSLNIGINDKFAVRVGGHYQASQRFQDQYYVNSVSRYIRSDSLLFFQPDASQTHQYTELAVQSSAFHLSSAYQWNEDKSVSVDLGVQNAQAQSIFMPSDEIFVTHREEQRRWINIHFATPQWSSHIFHQSGDRNYATGYAGWQYHNARTGARLEYHKSLGKYSLLVGTEWINDQFTPSGDTLNKLTLVADAIPLAEDWSQLSGSLYFQQTATFAKNRLHLSSSQRVYQSLQNLDYPLGFHFATEWFLKKNTALQASASQVYKTTQQLYRDTIHGVGPAAIKMLSYAFGVRQHWTNRGMIGISGFYQKMGEPPYLENMPAVGSTFEGNYQINRWTVLGQVTRLIEKEEAFPNYPLWSGSLSGNFTTFFDRLNINAGLYYYSEHYVLDSAAYLVSPQWFVNTKVNYKIWDQYSVYVNIRNLTNRQEVVIPFADQHNRLITIGLNMVL, encoded by the coding sequence ATGATAATGATCTTCAGCAGTGCTCAATGCTGGGGACAATCCAGTGTGGACAGTACGACTATGTATCAGCTACAAATCAGTAAGGACTTACCTCTGGAGAAAGTACTCCGTGAGCAGGAACTTATGATTTATGCAGCAAACCGTAAATTGGATAGTCTGAAGGAAGTTGCGTTAAACGTTAATGTACTGACGAAAGAAAGGATCAGGCAGTCAGGCGTCAACAATATACCTGAAGCTCTACAGTTACTTCCTGAATTTGTGGTAAAGCCTAAAGCTAATGGTTTGTATGATGTAGAATATAGAGGAATAGCGAATAGCTTTAGTAGCAACTCCAACGTACAGGTTGAAGAAAATTTGCTCTTACTTATTAACGCTGTTCCTTTTAATGATGCCTTAACTGGTCAAGTTTGGTGGGAGGCAATGCCAGTCAGCATAGAAGATATTGAAAGAATTGAACTGATCCGCTCGCCTCACGGAAGCTGGTTTGGTTACGGTGGTGCAGTGGGTGTGATCAATATAGTTACAATAAAAAGTAAGAACACATCGGGTACTCAATTACAAGCAAATCTGCAAGTAGGACAATTTCAGTCATACCGATATCACGGAAGCTTGAACATCGGTATTAATGATAAGTTTGCTGTCAGAGTAGGAGGGCACTATCAGGCAAGTCAGCGTTTTCAAGATCAATATTATGTCAACTCGGTAAGCCGCTATATCAGAAGTGATTCTTTGTTATTCTTTCAGCCTGATGCCTCACAAACGCATCAGTACACAGAACTTGCTGTACAGTCTAGTGCTTTTCACCTTAGCTCTGCTTATCAGTGGAATGAAGATAAATCTGTCAGTGTAGATTTAGGAGTACAAAACGCTCAGGCTCAGAGTATATTTATGCCTTCAGATGAAATTTTCGTTACGCATAGGGAAGAACAGCGTCGTTGGATAAATATTCATTTTGCTACGCCTCAATGGAGTTCACATATCTTTCATCAGTCAGGAGACAGAAATTATGCTACTGGTTACGCAGGTTGGCAATATCATAATGCCAGAACAGGTGCCAGGCTAGAATACCATAAGTCATTGGGCAAATACTCTTTACTAGTTGGTACAGAATGGATAAATGATCAGTTTACACCTTCAGGTGACACTCTTAACAAATTGACACTGGTAGCAGATGCCATCCCACTAGCTGAAGATTGGTCTCAGCTTAGTGGTTCTTTATATTTTCAGCAGACAGCTACTTTTGCCAAAAATCGTTTGCATCTGTCTTCCAGTCAGAGGGTTTACCAAAGCTTACAAAATTTAGATTATCCATTAGGCTTTCATTTTGCTACAGAATGGTTTTTGAAGAAGAATACCGCCCTTCAGGCCAGTGCTTCTCAGGTATATAAAACTACCCAACAGTTATATAGAGACACCATACATGGGGTGGGCCCTGCGGCTATCAAAATGTTAAGCTATGCTTTTGGAGTTCGTCAACATTGGACCAATAGAGGAATGATTGGTATTTCAGGCTTTTATCAAAAAATGGGTGAACCTCCATATCTGGAAAATATGCCAGCTGTAGGGAGTACTTTTGAAGGTAATTATCAGATCAATCGTTGGACAGTATTAGGACAAGTGACCAGGTTGATTGAAAAGGAAGAGGCATTTCCGAATTATCCACTTTGGTCGGGATCTTTAAGTGGGAACTTTACTACTTTTTTTGACCGCCTGAATATTAACGCGGGCCTCTACTATTATAGCGAACACTATGTGCTGGATAGCGCAGCTTATTTGGTCTCTCCCCAGTGGTTTGTAAATACTAAAGTGAACTATAAGATATGGGATCAATACTCTGTGTATGTAAATATTAGGAACCTGACTAATAGACAGGAAGTGGTTATCCCATTTGCTGATCAGCACAATAGGTTAATCACGATAGGGCTGAATATGGTGCTTTAA
- a CDS encoding response regulator, with the protein MQSQKITVFVVDDDDTFAATIAAFLTRKGYDVREFYTVEDCMAQLKKETPSLIITDYNFSTDDSNTTNGFQFYSSIKDEYSDIPFIVFSGQDDGGLVLKMVREGIRHYIIKDKNMFSELEASLSEVFEH; encoded by the coding sequence ATGCAAAGTCAAAAAATAACAGTATTTGTTGTAGATGATGATGATACATTTGCTGCAACTATAGCAGCGTTTCTGACCAGAAAAGGTTATGATGTACGTGAGTTCTATACTGTGGAGGATTGTATGGCACAGCTCAAGAAAGAAACGCCATCCTTAATCATTACAGATTACAATTTTTCCACCGACGACAGCAATACTACAAATGGTTTTCAGTTTTACTCCTCGATTAAAGATGAGTACAGTGATATTCCTTTTATCGTATTTAGTGGACAGGATGATGGCGGACTCGTGCTAAAAATGGTAAGAGAGGGTATCAGACACTATATCATTAAAGACAAAAATATGTTCTCCGAACTGGAGGCAAGCTTATCTGAGGTTTTTGAACACTAA